One genomic segment of Bdellovibrionales bacterium includes these proteins:
- a CDS encoding TIGR02147 family protein, with the protein MIPHSVIGTIDMARTGGNQIVASVDRNSRAAPPAVAPALGQYADFRRYLRDFYEFKKRTLSTAVRSYSYAAFSAAADIKSPNYLKLIIEGQRNLSMDMVKRFIKALGLQGDEGKEFKALVLYGQARDPLERNRYLKSLSEFRAKRKIRLGEINSEIWGKVPNWVSWVLYTLVDQEGVEFDPIHLRRVMRDRVSIDEVKRALNLLLNSGELRKNPDGSIQKGRELINGYENIPVAMVRKIQAELIYLGLESLFQDDPTEREFGALTLALTEKEFEQIKFELRQFRKRVYKDISIQRGQNKGQRVYQLNIQLFPVSDRVP; encoded by the coding sequence ATGATTCCCCACTCAGTGATAGGAACTATTGATATGGCAAGAACGGGTGGCAATCAAATCGTCGCGAGTGTTGACCGTAATTCTCGGGCGGCACCGCCAGCAGTGGCTCCCGCTTTGGGCCAGTATGCAGATTTTCGTCGATACTTGCGTGATTTCTACGAATTTAAGAAGCGAACTTTGAGCACCGCCGTCCGTTCCTATTCCTATGCTGCCTTCAGCGCGGCGGCTGACATAAAGTCACCCAACTATCTGAAACTCATTATTGAGGGACAACGAAATCTTTCAATGGACATGGTTAAGAGGTTTATTAAGGCCTTGGGCTTACAAGGAGACGAGGGCAAAGAATTTAAGGCCCTTGTTCTTTATGGTCAAGCCCGAGACCCTTTAGAGCGAAATCGTTATTTGAAGTCATTGTCTGAATTTAGAGCAAAACGCAAGATTCGGCTTGGAGAAATCAACTCTGAAATTTGGGGCAAAGTTCCCAACTGGGTATCTTGGGTTCTCTATACTCTTGTCGATCAAGAAGGCGTTGAATTTGATCCGATCCATTTGCGCCGCGTGATGCGTGATCGCGTTTCAATTGATGAAGTAAAGCGAGCTCTCAACCTACTCTTGAATTCAGGTGAACTACGGAAAAATCCTGACGGATCTATTCAAAAGGGACGAGAGCTAATAAATGGCTATGAAAATATCCCTGTCGCCATGGTTAGAAAAATTCAAGCAGAACTTATTTATCTCGGACTGGAATCTTTGTTTCAAGATGACCCGACGGAAAGAGAATTTGGAGCCCTGACTTTGGCTCTCACTGAGAAAGAATTTGAACAAATTAAGTTCGAGCTTCGTCAGTTCCGTAAGCGTGTCTACAAAGATATCAGTATACAGCGTGGCCAAAACAAGGGCCAAAGAGTCTACCAGCTCAACATCCAGCTTTTTCCGGTTTCAGATCGTGTTCCGTAG
- a CDS encoding M48 family metallopeptidase — translation MQILNLNGRQVYLSRKSHRRTIRLSIRPNGQIHVTTGKITSQSEIKTFLAEHSNWLENSLLAFRALRQKYPPKRFVQGEGFLYLGKYRFLNFSPKESVENPTFNVNELELECFIPQAAWNSSYHIVSQYQIRSYLLDFFQSEGRRIIGERVRFYSERMNLWPRVLSFRSQRTRWGSCTTMGNISLNWRLIGAPLEVLDYVVVHELAHLRFPNHSRFFWSLVEECCDEYRYCRKWLRKNFYEFDFLSEKSEIHPHMVV, via the coding sequence ATGCAAATCTTAAATCTAAATGGCCGCCAAGTCTATTTGTCGAGAAAATCTCATCGGCGCACAATTCGGTTAAGCATCAGGCCAAATGGGCAAATTCACGTGACCACGGGAAAAATAACCTCGCAAAGTGAGATCAAAACTTTCTTAGCCGAACATTCAAATTGGCTTGAAAACTCATTGCTTGCTTTTCGAGCTTTGCGCCAAAAATATCCACCAAAAAGATTTGTTCAGGGAGAGGGGTTTCTTTACTTGGGAAAATATCGATTTTTGAATTTCTCCCCAAAGGAATCTGTCGAGAATCCGACCTTTAACGTCAACGAGCTTGAGCTTGAATGTTTTATCCCTCAGGCAGCGTGGAATTCGTCGTATCATATCGTTTCTCAGTACCAGATACGCTCCTACCTTTTAGATTTCTTTCAGTCTGAAGGCCGACGTATCATTGGCGAACGAGTCCGCTTTTATTCCGAAAGGATGAATCTCTGGCCCAGAGTCCTTTCTTTTCGTTCACAACGAACCCGCTGGGGGAGCTGTACGACGATGGGGAATATCAGTTTAAATTGGCGCCTGATAGGCGCACCCCTCGAGGTTCTTGACTACGTTGTTGTTCACGAATTAGCTCATTTACGATTCCCCAACCATTCTAGGTTCTTCTGGAGTTTGGTCGAAGAATGCTGCGACGAATATCGATATTGCAGAAAATGGTTGCGAAAAAATTTCTATGAATTTGACTTTTTGAGCGAGAAGTCGGAAATCCATCCTCATATGGTCGTCTGA
- a CDS encoding serine/threonine protein kinase yields the protein MKNSFYNLTPDRVMKSAEKAGFAPTGEYTQLNSYENRVFDIRLEKGTCAPELNDRLIAKFYRPGRWDFATVQEEHTFLQELRESGIPVIAPFRLEDGSTIQVCDEILVSFFPKALGRIPQELRFEDFKKIGRTLARIHNVGQLSEARHRPSLGSDSMGWPALELLEDWVVPEVWSRYKKSASEILNWLDEGLKGIKLFRIHGDCHRGNLLLTQVRDEPEEFFLLDFDDFCRGPAVQDFWMLFSGDLETFEEEENALLSGYEELRDFNYEELQLIPALRGLRIIHYAGWIAKRWEDPSFPRLFPSFRDYNYWAHEVEALEKIVWTL from the coding sequence ATGAAGAACTCATTTTATAATTTAACTCCCGATCGGGTCATGAAATCCGCCGAAAAGGCTGGGTTTGCTCCAACGGGAGAATACACTCAACTGAATTCCTATGAAAATCGCGTTTTTGATATCAGATTGGAAAAGGGAACCTGTGCTCCTGAATTGAATGACCGATTGATCGCTAAATTCTATCGCCCGGGACGCTGGGATTTTGCCACGGTTCAAGAAGAACATACATTTTTACAGGAGCTTCGCGAATCTGGTATTCCCGTTATTGCCCCTTTTCGTTTAGAGGATGGCTCAACGATACAGGTATGTGATGAGATTTTAGTCAGCTTTTTTCCTAAAGCTCTTGGAAGAATCCCACAGGAATTGAGATTTGAGGATTTTAAAAAAATTGGTCGAACACTTGCAAGAATTCACAATGTCGGACAGCTGAGCGAGGCGAGGCACCGTCCTTCGCTTGGTTCAGATTCTATGGGTTGGCCAGCTCTTGAGCTCTTGGAAGATTGGGTTGTGCCCGAAGTTTGGAGTCGATACAAAAAATCCGCGAGCGAGATTCTCAATTGGTTGGACGAGGGATTGAAGGGAATAAAACTATTTCGAATTCATGGTGATTGCCATCGAGGAAATCTTCTTTTGACCCAAGTTCGAGATGAGCCGGAGGAATTTTTTCTACTTGATTTTGATGATTTCTGCAGGGGACCAGCCGTACAGGATTTTTGGATGCTGTTTTCTGGAGATTTAGAGACTTTCGAGGAAGAAGAGAACGCCCTTTTATCAGGATATGAGGAACTGAGAGATTTCAATTATGAAGAGCTGCAGCTAATACCTGCGTTGAGAGGATTACGAATTATCCACTATGCAGGCTGGATTGCAAAAAGGTGGGAGGACCCTTCCTTTCCGCGTTTATTCCCATCGTTTCGAGATTACAATTATTGGGCTCACGAGGTTGAAGCCCTCGAAAAAATTGTCTGGACGTTGTGA
- the dnaX gene encoding DNA polymerase III subunit gamma/tau: MSYQVIARKWRPKTFDELVGQTHVSQTLLNALRNGRLHHALLFTGPRGTGKTSSARILAKSLRCAQSVNFVPCHSCRDCQDVAAGRSIDVIEIDGASNNGVDAIRDLRETIGYMPSSGTYKLYIIDEVHMLSTSAFNALLKTLEEPPSHVIFVLATTEAHKIPHTILSRCQRFDFRRIPVRAIASHLTEICHAEGIKSDEEALWLIARQGDGSMRDSQSLLDQVITFCGAHVTKAQTTEILGLTDRTLLLDSIDGLTRQDAKKIIEVIEKIFTAGYDPKIFIQDLLEELRNLLLIKLSEESLTGIVDLPDSEILHLRTIAEDLSEEDIHLLFDIALKGGNDLVRAQDTRIVLEMLLLRMTSAPRIVDIFSLNENAVRGTDLKAVEKVTPTRESNATNVTSVSLINPVPLRLPPRLPPSLSRNPQYLWRIMNLLV; the protein is encoded by the coding sequence TTGTCCTATCAAGTGATAGCGCGCAAATGGCGACCAAAGACTTTTGACGAGCTCGTGGGACAAACCCACGTTAGCCAGACCCTGCTCAACGCTCTTCGCAATGGCCGTCTTCACCATGCCCTATTGTTCACTGGTCCTCGTGGTACAGGCAAAACTTCTTCTGCACGAATATTGGCTAAGTCCTTAAGGTGTGCCCAATCCGTAAACTTTGTTCCCTGTCATAGTTGCCGTGACTGTCAGGACGTGGCAGCTGGACGCTCAATCGATGTGATTGAAATTGATGGAGCATCCAATAACGGAGTCGATGCAATCCGCGACCTGCGCGAAACGATTGGCTACATGCCCTCTTCGGGCACATACAAGCTCTATATTATTGATGAAGTTCACATGCTTTCGACAAGTGCCTTCAATGCTCTCCTGAAAACTTTGGAAGAGCCGCCTTCCCATGTCATTTTTGTGCTTGCCACAACGGAGGCCCACAAAATTCCCCATACGATTTTATCCCGTTGTCAGCGTTTTGACTTTAGAAGAATTCCAGTTCGAGCTATTGCCTCCCATCTCACAGAGATCTGCCATGCGGAAGGGATCAAATCTGATGAAGAGGCCCTTTGGTTGATTGCTCGTCAAGGCGATGGTTCCATGCGCGACAGTCAAAGTTTGCTAGACCAAGTCATCACGTTTTGTGGTGCTCATGTGACGAAAGCGCAAACCACTGAAATCTTGGGTCTCACGGATCGCACTTTATTATTGGATTCTATCGATGGCCTCACTCGGCAAGACGCAAAAAAGATCATTGAAGTTATTGAGAAGATTTTTACCGCAGGTTACGATCCCAAAATTTTCATTCAAGATCTACTCGAAGAATTGCGCAATCTTTTGCTTATTAAATTAAGTGAAGAAAGTTTGACTGGGATTGTGGATCTCCCAGATTCAGAGATCTTGCACTTACGAACCATCGCCGAAGATCTGTCAGAAGAAGACATTCACCTTTTGTTTGATATCGCATTAAAGGGTGGCAACGATTTAGTGAGAGCTCAAGACACACGAATTGTTCTCGAAATGCTCCTCCTGAGAATGACTTCGGCGCCGCGTATAGTCGATATTTTTTCTCTGAACGAGAATGCGGTTCGAGGAACGGACCTAAAAGCAGTAGAAAAAGTCACTCCAACACGAGAGTCAAACGCAACAAATGTGACCTCTGTTTCTTTGATTAATCCCGTCCCACTTCGACTCCCGCCTCGACTCCCACCGAGTCTTTCAAGGAACCCACAGTATTTGTGGCGAATCATGAATCTTCTGGTATAG
- a CDS encoding YbaB/EbfC family nucleoid-associated protein, with amino-acid sequence MKGFGGGLQQMMRQANQMQARMKKLQEELATREFEGGAGGGAVLVKVNGDNKLLSIQIKPDVVSSSDLEMLQDLIVVATNEAIKMAKDTSQQEMSKITGGMNFPGLF; translated from the coding sequence ATGAAAGGATTTGGTGGTGGGCTGCAACAAATGATGAGACAAGCCAATCAAATGCAGGCTCGCATGAAAAAGCTCCAAGAAGAATTGGCCACTCGCGAATTTGAAGGGGGAGCAGGTGGAGGTGCTGTTTTGGTTAAGGTCAACGGAGACAATAAGCTTCTCTCGATACAGATAAAGCCTGATGTTGTGAGTTCCAGTGATTTGGAAATGCTTCAAGATTTGATTGTTGTGGCCACCAATGAAGCCATTAAAATGGCTAAAGATACTTCACAGCAAGAAATGTCGAAGATCACTGGCGGCATGAATTTTCCAGGACTATTTTAA
- the recR gene encoding recombination protein RecR, with translation MIRHVPSLDKLTHELGKLPGVGPKTAQRLAYYILRSPQDYVAGLSQALQAVKDNVHECPGCFSYTEEVNLCRFCQDVGRNDEILCVVEDPADILRIESSGVFKGRYHALHGAISPLDGIHPQDLKIPPLLKRIQDGLDGIRPRIREIILALDADLEGDTTVLYLAKVLREKGIQISRIAHGVPIGGDIDYIDFRTLGRALENRVVL, from the coding sequence ATGATTCGACATGTGCCGTCCCTCGATAAGCTCACTCACGAATTGGGTAAACTTCCCGGTGTTGGTCCAAAAACGGCCCAACGCCTCGCCTATTATATTTTGCGCTCACCTCAAGACTACGTGGCAGGTCTCAGTCAGGCACTTCAGGCAGTTAAAGACAATGTTCACGAGTGTCCAGGATGTTTTTCGTACACCGAAGAGGTCAATTTATGCCGGTTTTGCCAAGATGTGGGTCGCAATGATGAAATCCTGTGTGTTGTGGAGGATCCTGCCGATATCTTGAGAATTGAGTCCTCAGGAGTCTTTAAGGGTCGCTATCACGCTCTTCATGGGGCTATCTCCCCCCTTGATGGCATACATCCTCAAGATTTAAAGATTCCGCCCCTGTTAAAGCGAATTCAGGACGGTTTAGATGGAATTCGTCCCCGCATTCGTGAAATTATTCTTGCTTTGGATGCAGATCTTGAGGGAGATACCACTGTGCTTTATCTTGCCAAGGTGCTCCGAGAAAAGGGCATTCAGATCTCACGAATTGCTCATGGTGTTCCAATTGGCGGAGATATCGACTATATTGATTTTAGGACACTGGGTCGGGCTCTAGAAAATCGGGTAGTGCTTTAA
- a CDS encoding gliding-motility protein MglA, whose translation MSFVNRDTKEIHCKIVYYGPSLGGKTTNLQWVYHKAISEEKSELVSLPGDVDRTLFFDFLPIDIGDIRGYKTRFHLYTVPGQVVYEPSRKLILKGLDGVVFVADSQAERMDENFQSLADLEKNLKLQGYDIADLPLVFQYNKRDLPNALPLAELRSSLNRFNAPDFEGTAREGKGVFEALKTVSKSIITVLKGGEIY comes from the coding sequence ATGTCGTTTGTAAATCGTGATACCAAAGAAATTCATTGCAAGATTGTTTACTACGGACCCTCGTTGGGTGGAAAGACCACTAATTTACAGTGGGTTTACCACAAGGCAATCAGTGAAGAAAAATCAGAACTTGTCTCCTTACCTGGAGACGTGGATCGCACTCTTTTCTTTGATTTTTTGCCGATCGATATTGGTGATATCAGAGGGTATAAAACCCGTTTTCACCTGTATACAGTTCCTGGCCAAGTGGTCTACGAGCCAAGTCGTAAACTCATTCTTAAGGGACTGGATGGCGTCGTCTTTGTAGCTGATTCACAGGCTGAACGTATGGATGAGAATTTTCAGTCCTTGGCAGACCTGGAAAAAAATCTGAAACTGCAAGGCTATGACATTGCAGATCTGCCCCTCGTCTTTCAATACAATAAACGGGACCTTCCTAACGCCCTCCCTCTCGCCGAATTACGCAGCTCTCTGAATCGCTTTAATGCACCCGATTTTGAAGGAACTGCTCGTGAAGGCAAGGGGGTGTTTGAAGCACTGAAGACAGTCTCAAAGTCGATTATCACTGTGCTCAAGGGTGGCGAGATTTATTGA
- the nadA gene encoding quinolinate synthase NadA: protein MKALAREILKIKEKTKTTVLAHYYEEGDIQDIADYVGDSLYLAQVGQTSPAKKILLAGVYFMAESVKILSPEKTVLVPDLAAGCSLVESSPFDQYLKWRQQHPEAICVTYINSSAAVKGISDIICTSTNAELILNSIPAGRQILFGPDYNLGHYLSKKIGRELILWPGACEVHVLFSARKLFELKSRYPQAVVLAHPECLEGILQYADVIGSTSRLLKEVQENSSRTFIVATESGIFHQMKKLRPEAELIQAPAEGSCACNECPYMKLNTLEKIASALSSQQPIVELLPGLSERARVPLDRMMRLTKGEKVAWPESFSFSEGPSFV, encoded by the coding sequence ATGAAGGCTTTAGCTCGAGAGATTCTGAAGATAAAAGAGAAAACAAAGACGACCGTTCTCGCACATTATTATGAGGAAGGCGATATTCAGGATATCGCCGATTATGTCGGCGATAGTCTTTATCTCGCTCAAGTCGGCCAAACCTCGCCAGCAAAAAAAATTCTCCTGGCCGGAGTCTATTTTATGGCTGAAAGTGTGAAGATACTTTCTCCAGAAAAGACGGTTCTCGTTCCTGATCTTGCGGCTGGCTGCTCTCTCGTCGAGAGTTCTCCCTTTGATCAGTATCTGAAGTGGCGCCAACAGCATCCAGAGGCTATCTGTGTTACATATATTAATAGCAGTGCTGCGGTTAAAGGGATTTCTGATATTATCTGTACTTCGACTAATGCAGAACTCATTCTTAACTCTATTCCAGCGGGACGTCAGATTTTATTTGGTCCCGATTACAATCTCGGTCATTACCTTTCAAAAAAAATCGGGAGAGAATTGATTCTTTGGCCGGGGGCCTGCGAGGTTCATGTTTTGTTTTCTGCGCGCAAACTTTTTGAACTTAAATCACGATATCCTCAAGCTGTCGTTCTCGCTCATCCGGAATGTCTTGAAGGGATTCTCCAGTATGCAGATGTGATTGGGTCTACTTCAAGGCTCCTCAAGGAAGTCCAAGAGAATTCGTCGCGCACTTTTATTGTCGCTACCGAATCAGGCATCTTTCATCAAATGAAGAAGTTGCGACCTGAAGCCGAGCTGATACAAGCTCCTGCAGAGGGGAGTTGTGCTTGCAATGAGTGTCCCTATATGAAGCTCAATACTCTCGAGAAAATTGCTTCGGCTTTGTCGAGCCAGCAGCCAATTGTAGAGCTTTTGCCAGGCCTCAGTGAAAGGGCCAGAGTGCCATTAGATAGAATGATGAGGTTAACTAAGGGCGAAAAAGTCGCTTGGCCCGAGTCCTTTTCTTTTTCTGAGGGGCCGTCATTTGTTTGA
- a CDS encoding 4'-phosphopantetheinyl transferase superfamily protein, with translation MFELSLIRQDLEKHWKWGLLRLEISAKWSSVQVGHREELRIEMLKDVRKTNWGESVGNLLVPGQLGGLKRGFFSISHCPLVGGYVLQEAPLVGHSIGFDLEQASRVSSEIVNRISTPSELIDSPDPASLWTAKESLYKSLPDGIQPAAISGVRVSDWSVLSNNLYSFSGLISSPQHFHNSHGLLWTINDLKMGLCLSWI, from the coding sequence TTGTTTGAGCTCTCCCTCATACGCCAGGACCTCGAGAAGCATTGGAAGTGGGGCCTTCTCCGCCTTGAAATCAGTGCTAAATGGTCTTCTGTTCAGGTCGGGCATCGCGAAGAGCTCCGAATAGAGATGCTCAAGGATGTCCGCAAAACCAATTGGGGCGAGTCGGTTGGCAATCTTCTCGTTCCTGGTCAGTTGGGAGGATTGAAGCGCGGCTTTTTTAGTATCAGTCATTGTCCATTGGTTGGTGGTTATGTTCTTCAAGAGGCTCCTCTCGTTGGTCATTCAATTGGCTTTGATCTTGAACAAGCATCAAGAGTTTCTTCCGAGATAGTGAATCGGATTTCTACGCCATCTGAATTGATAGACAGTCCGGATCCTGCATCACTTTGGACGGCAAAGGAATCCCTGTATAAGTCTCTTCCAGACGGTATTCAGCCAGCCGCTATCTCAGGCGTCAGGGTGTCTGATTGGTCAGTTCTTTCGAATAATCTTTACAGTTTTTCAGGCCTTATCTCTTCACCACAACACTTCCACAACTCCCATGGCCTGTTGTGGACAATTAATGATCTCAAAATGGGATTATGTCTTTCTTGGATTTAA
- the thrC gene encoding threonine synthase, translated as MKFISTRHQASSLPFSETLLHGIAPDGGLYVPESIPIFDLSHIKRIETKTSFSKFAVDILRPFLKGDLLEQSLESICQEAFNFPVTFFDLNSETSVLELFHGPTAAFKDFGARFLASCLSRLAQQRGISFHILVATSGDTGGAVASAFFQRPNTQVTVLFPKGRISSLQEKQITAWGDNVSALAVNGSFDDCQRLVKEMLSDTNSKARLALTSANSISLGRLLPQILYYASSSLEHCHRHGSEANYIIPSGNLGNAMGAFYARKMGFPLGKIVLVQNANCPLVDYLKNDVWATRPSIPTLANAMDVGNPSNMERLNHLFPTRKEVLSAFEAFSVSDAEIQESIRQGFSKWGQIWCPHTATAGWIRLDQKQGRWIIVATAHPSKFSETVEPLLGRKIPLPSSLAEIYSRPSHFQEIEPELKALQAKIGQTHSFF; from the coding sequence GTGAAGTTTATAAGCACACGTCATCAAGCAAGCTCTTTGCCCTTCTCAGAAACGCTCCTTCACGGCATTGCACCCGATGGCGGCCTCTACGTTCCTGAGTCAATACCGATTTTTGATTTGAGTCATATTAAGAGAATTGAAACTAAAACTTCGTTTTCCAAATTTGCTGTCGATATTCTCAGGCCCTTTTTAAAAGGCGATCTCCTCGAACAATCTCTTGAAAGTATCTGCCAAGAAGCATTCAATTTTCCCGTAACTTTTTTTGATCTCAATTCTGAAACCTCAGTTCTTGAACTTTTTCATGGACCGACAGCCGCTTTTAAGGATTTTGGAGCGAGATTTCTCGCCTCCTGCCTCAGTCGTTTGGCTCAGCAGCGAGGTATCTCTTTTCATATTTTGGTCGCAACATCGGGCGATACCGGCGGAGCCGTTGCATCGGCTTTTTTTCAAAGACCAAACACTCAGGTAACGGTGCTCTTTCCAAAGGGACGGATTTCGTCTCTCCAGGAAAAGCAGATCACCGCTTGGGGCGATAATGTTTCAGCCTTAGCTGTCAATGGCAGCTTTGATGACTGCCAGAGACTCGTCAAAGAGATGCTCTCTGATACAAACTCGAAGGCCAGGCTTGCACTGACCTCTGCCAATAGCATCAGTCTCGGGCGGCTTCTGCCTCAGATCTTGTATTATGCTTCGTCCAGCCTTGAGCATTGTCATCGACATGGATCTGAGGCCAATTACATTATTCCATCTGGAAATCTTGGCAACGCAATGGGTGCTTTTTATGCGAGAAAAATGGGGTTTCCTCTTGGGAAGATTGTTCTCGTTCAAAATGCCAATTGTCCGCTTGTTGACTATTTAAAAAATGATGTTTGGGCGACCAGGCCGTCTATTCCGACCTTGGCAAATGCCATGGACGTTGGCAATCCGAGCAACATGGAGAGATTGAATCATCTGTTTCCCACGAGAAAAGAAGTTCTCTCGGCATTTGAGGCCTTTTCGGTCAGTGACGCTGAAATTCAGGAATCCATTCGCCAAGGATTTAGTAAGTGGGGACAGATATGGTGTCCCCATACAGCCACTGCTGGGTGGATTCGTCTGGACCAGAAGCAGGGACGCTGGATCATTGTTGCCACTGCCCACCCCTCAAAATTTTCAGAAACTGTGGAGCCTTTGCTAGGGCGCAAAATACCCCTTCCATCCTCTTTAGCTGAGATATATAGTCGCCCTTCTCATTTTCAGGAAATCGAACCAGAATTGAAGGCCCTGCAAGCGAAAATAGGGCAAACCCACTCATTTTTTTAA
- a CDS encoding homoserine kinase, whose protein sequence is MSIIKKGLRTKQNSRRKSLVAFAPATVGNVAVGFDILGFAIQGVGDHVRVEKISEPRVEIASIEGVVTELPFEPLQNTASRSLMKMREKLDLPYGFRISIKKGIPLASGMGGSAASAVGAVVAANGLLSKPLKITDLLEFALAGENLTSGQDSHADNIAPCLFGGLQLTSGARRLSSIHCPQSILCVLVHPDIQIETKTARSLLKSEVSLRQHVLQSAKLAGFLVGCMKNDMDLIQESLCDLIIEPQREKLIPGFQEVKSAALLAGALGVSISGSGPSVFAWANGQAKAKKVKVAMEMAFAANGLSSTSWISRISKRGAQISK, encoded by the coding sequence ATGAGTATCATTAAAAAAGGATTACGAACTAAGCAAAATAGTCGCAGGAAAAGTCTCGTGGCCTTCGCTCCAGCAACGGTGGGAAATGTTGCTGTTGGATTTGACATTCTCGGATTTGCGATTCAAGGAGTGGGAGACCACGTAAGAGTGGAGAAGATCTCCGAGCCCAGAGTAGAGATTGCGAGCATAGAAGGTGTTGTCACTGAGTTGCCATTCGAGCCCTTACAGAACACAGCTTCTCGATCTTTGATGAAAATGAGAGAGAAATTGGATCTCCCTTATGGGTTTCGGATTTCTATCAAAAAGGGGATTCCACTTGCTTCGGGAATGGGGGGTTCGGCAGCTTCAGCAGTGGGAGCGGTGGTGGCGGCCAATGGTCTTTTAAGCAAGCCTTTGAAGATCACGGATCTTCTGGAGTTTGCCTTGGCCGGCGAGAATCTCACTTCAGGTCAAGATTCTCATGCAGACAATATTGCTCCCTGTTTGTTTGGCGGACTCCAGCTCACAAGTGGAGCAAGACGACTGAGCTCTATTCACTGCCCGCAATCGATCCTCTGTGTTCTTGTTCATCCAGACATTCAAATCGAGACCAAAACAGCGCGCTCTCTCTTGAAATCTGAAGTTTCGCTTAGACAACATGTTTTACAAAGTGCTAAATTGGCGGGTTTTTTGGTTGGTTGCATGAAAAATGACATGGATCTCATACAGGAAAGTCTGTGTGACCTTATTATTGAGCCACAAAGGGAGAAATTGATCCCTGGGTTTCAGGAGGTAAAGTCTGCTGCCCTTTTGGCTGGAGCCTTGGGTGTCTCCATTTCGGGATCGGGCCCAAGTGTTTTTGCTTGGGCGAATGGTCAGGCAAAAGCGAAAAAGGTGAAGGTAGCAATGGAGATGGCTTTTGCAGCGAATGGCCTTAGCAGCACGAGTTGGATTTCACGTATTTCTAAGAGAGGAGCTCAGATTTCTAAGTGA